TATTGTGCTTTGCCACCTTCTGGAAAAATAACCCAGtgtctttcaaaacagaacTTCACTGCTTCGCTGAAAATGTCTGGCAAAACGGCGAGCACGACCAACAACATAGCTCAGGCCCGAAGGACTGTCCAGCAGTTAAGAATAGAAGCCTCAATAGAAAGAATAAAGGTGAGAGCGCATCCTTCTTCACCCCTCctgtttcttcttgctttttcccccctcctagCTGTAGGGCAATCACAGAGTGTGCGTGTGTGCCCACAGTACAGTGTTCTCCCCATCTCAAAATGTGAAATCAACATTTCATCCCAACGAATCTGAGTAAATCTAATTCTTGCGGCCGCTTCCCAGCAGTACCCCAGGTAGCTCGGGGCTTTATGGACTTGAGGGAGACCCAAAGCAAAATAGGAAGTGCAAATCAAATGTGTGAAACAGAAGGCAGGTATGTGTTTCCAGTTTTGTGCATattgtgtgattattttttttttttgttccatcCTTCGGCTGGCTGAATGCTGCATCTACAAGGAAGGTGAATGTGTAGGaacattataaattaaaaaaaaaaaaaaaaaaaaaaaagaggaggaaggtaGAGGAAACTGGATTcctttaaggaagaaaagaagctgagctttttttccagctagCAGGGGTAGGATATTGGCTACACTAGTAATATTGCTTTCTCGGGCTTTGCTGTGCTCTTTGACTTGCTGCCAGCGCCTCTGGAAGGCCGGCAAACCGAGCGCATGGATGCACCGAGCAGCGGTGCCCTTCCTCGGGAGTGGGGGGGTGCGAGGAGGGACCCTGCATGGCATTCCCACGACAGCTAGGACATTTCTGTGTACTGTCCCCAACCTCACAGCCAAGAAGTTCCTTGTTACAAACCTACTGTATTATTTTGAAActcttcctctttatttttagttttctgtagAAGCCGTGTAGGAGCCAGGCAGTACTTTTGCCTGGTGTCACACGCTAACCGAAGAGCACCGGGCTCCATCCTCTTCTGCTCCCTGCAGATAAAGCTGGAGCAAGCCCATGGCAGCGTGTCTGTCCCAGGAGACACGCACAGAGAATGTGCTCATCTCAGAGCAGCCCTCCCATCCCACACAGCTTTGTACAAGTCGGCAGTTCTTGGCACGTTCGAGCATGTTACCATAGGAAACACCGTTTTATGgtggattttttatttccccccttgTCTTCTGCAGGTGTCAAAAGCATCAGCAGACCTAATGCTCTACTGTGAAGAACATGCCAAGAAAGATCCGTTGCTAATGGGCATACCTGCTTCTGAGAACCCTTTCAAGGACAAGAAGACTTGCATTTTGTTATAGGAGGGCGGCGGCTCCTCCGCAGCCCCCTGGGCAGAGCCAGCCACCGGTGGGCATGTAAGCAAATACCCTGTAAGGTACCAGCTATTAACTGTGTAAGAGCAGCTGTTCTTTTACCAAGCGTATAAATGATTTCTTAAGCTTTCTAAAGCATTTCTTCTGTTCCCTATCTTTATTAGGAAGCGAGGTTTCAAACAGAATTAACTTCTTTCTTGTCTGAGGGAATGGGGTGTTGGGCATCGAGCCTGCGAGCGCTGCACTGCCGTccctgtggtgggatgggcagGGTGAGCCGGGGGTCTTGTTTGCTCCAGGAGTGGGTCCCAGTTTCACTTTTCAAGTTACACAAACAAGACCAAAGTTGCCTGAGCTTTGCTGATGGAGCAGAGGTGAAGGTGTAGGAACCCGATTGAACATCACTGGTTTTacgtttatttttttaaaaaaaatatgtatgcGGGGACGGGTATGTGTGCCTGTGTTGGTAGCGTGAGTTTTTGCACAGACACATTTAAAAGTGCATTATCTAGCAAAAGCTACCTTGAAAAATGATTGTAGCAACTGCTGGTGAACTCCAAGGAGCCATGCCTGCAGCCTTACAAGCCTTAGAAAAGTAAAGACGTTGCCTTCTCTTGACAGGGGGTTTTAAGTGTAAAACCTAAAATGTCAAGAATTGGAGATctgcagatttattttcctgctttttaagaGGAgttgaaaaagcagaattttcagctttgattctgtttctctgcataTTCTTCTCGAATTAAAAATTGgtgttactgtaaaaaaaacccaaacacaaacctGTCAAAAGAATCAAAGGCTGCACGCTagtcctgccctggctgcgtGCCGAGCTGGAGGCATGGTTCTGTCACTCGAAGTCCCAGTTATATTTTATGCAGGGAGTCAGAATttggctcttttttttgtttgtttgttttttgggggtttttttggtttgttttgtaaaatgcatttttaaaggggaaaaatgccAAATTATATTCAGATTGTGGTTATGCAGATATAACTGGGGGGGGCTTTCCATCAAGTaagtgatttttatatatacacgTAATAAAGtctctatgtgtgtgtgtgtgtatatatatataaaactttaATAGTCTATTTATACAAACATTGCATATTAACGGAAAACTTTGACAGGATTGAAGATAATACTGACTTCAGCTGGCTACAAATGTGTTTCTCTGTAGCCAGTGGTTGAGAGGTTGAAGTTGTCATCTGCCACAACAGTGCATTTCTGTAATGGTATTTACAGAATTTATTAACCACTTGTAATTGTTGCATATTGGTCATTTCTATATTAAATTATATACACATGATTGATACATATATTGAGAAATTATATATTTGTTTAACAAGCCTCTTTAACAAAGAGTTCAAAAATCAGCGTACAAGACTGACAAAATTGTATCGCTTGTTCTGTGCTtacatgcaaattatttttataattagaatatttttctagtgacaatttaaaaaacaataacgTAGATccacacttatttttttttactgtgtttgtgTCTACCGTTTTATAACACATCTTgttaaaaatagtaaataacTTAGTTTGGGTGCGGGAGACTAACTGCCGAGAACTCCGGCTGTGCTCAGAGGTGTGCAGGCAGGTACGTGGGGCGCGGGGAGGGCAAATAACCTCATGCTGTTGCCTGAATATTGTTCTCCCATTAATCTCTTGTCCCTATAGccatctgcattttcatttcgTTAGAGCTCCCtgccctcaaaaaaaccctcacctgTGTAGCTGCAGATACCCTGTTTGTGTCTGGCTTCCTTTGCCTGTTGTCTGCCCTTAAGTAAAGCCTGCAGCAGGGTCTGGGGGTGGTGCGGCCGGGGGGCCTGGCTGGCACACTGCCCTGGGCTGGAGCGTGGCCACCTCCCATCATTCCCACCCATCACGCCGTGTCCACAGTGGCCTGTAACTCTGTACTTTCTAATAAAAAGCTTCTGGCATGTTCCTCAGGCTCGCTCCATCACTCCTTTCCTACGAACCCCCTGGCATTTGTCAGGCCAACATCAAGCATGCCATGGCTGTGGCTCtggcccagccccacagctgagagttaagtgtatttttcaactttttccTTGCAGCGCTGGGGCAGGATTTATGCCAGCATCTATTTCACGCTTGCATACACATCCAGAGAACAAAAGAGTTGATTGTAGGTGGCCGTGATGGCATCAGTGATCAGAGGCGTAGGATTAAAACCACCATACAGGGTTGGGTCTTTTTCCAGGTGCTTTCTCGATTTTAGGTAGAAGACTTGAGATCAGCAGCTAACGCAGCATCATGAAACTGCCTGCTCCTGATGGCGTTTAATGTTACAGATTTTTGGTaaactctttattttttaaatgcaatatgTAGGGGCATGTGAAAGCTCAAGTGATTGTGTTTGTACTTTGCTCTTTTGCTATAAATACTCCCATGAAAGAACAGGAATTGTAAAATTCAGGGGAAATACAGACTGGTAGAatgaggaaaggagaaatgagACCATCTGCATCCACAGCTGTTGGGGAAACCCACGGAGGCGGCGCAGCGATGCAGCACAGACATACCGCGTCGCCACACTGCCCCTCTTTTCTAGCGGGTGAGCCCCATGCCATTTCAGAAAGGGCATTTATTCCCTTCCCCCTAAATTAAGCAGCCAGCTTgttatttgtgggtttttctctgtattttctaatTTGACTCTTCAATGCTGTGTGTTGCGTTAAAGGGAGAAGGGATGGCTGGTGGCTTGCAGACCTGACTCTTGCTAAAATAGACcttgcaaaaataattctgctttttctatcCTCCCAGCTTATCGTCGATCATTTTCCTTGGCCTCCTGGGGCTGGTGAGCTGCAAAGGTTAAGACTCGCTGGATGCATCCTGGATGGGAAGTAGAGTGCTGGGGTTGGGATGGGGATGGCCTGGTGCAGGTGTGACCAGTACCCCCTGCTCTTGACCCCTCCTAATCTGTCAAGGGTCCCCAGTGGGCTGTCCCCAGCATCTCAGGTGACAGCAGGACAGgtctcctgcagcccccaggtgGAACCAGGGTGCGCCTGCTGAGACCCTCAAGCATGCTTGTGTTTAAACCTTATCTCAGGTGGGACCTGTTGGTGTCAGACTGGTGGGgccaaaaatggggaaaaggagCTCTCAGAAGATCTGGTGGTGGTTCTTCTGGGCTGGCTGTCGGGGGGGTTGTTCGGATGAGCGCTGTGGTAGGGGTGAGACCTGCAGGACACCTCAGCTCTGGGTGTTCCTTATTAAAAAACACCAGAGTTTTGATTTgttagatattgggaagaaattcttcatggTGAGGGCAGcaaggcgctggcccaggctgcccggagcagctgtgggtgccccatccctggcagggctcaaggccaggctggacggggctgggagcagcctgggctggggggaggggtcctTGCCTgtggggggtgggactgggtggtcttgGAGGTCCCtgcaacccaaaccattccatgaaTCTGTGATAAAGCCTTGGTTCTGGTGTggggagatttttttaaattgcatttttattattttccgCATCCTTCATCCCCAGGCAATCCTGACCTATCCCTCATCCAGTTTAGCTTGGCATGCTGGGCTGGGGCCATCATGCCCATCCCCAAAGCCCATGGGGAATGGCCTCCCCGGGGCTGTACCTGGGGGCTGGGGTCCCAGGTGTGAGGCAGAGCCCTTCCCCGGGGAGCTGGGGTCCCGGCTGGGCCACTCTGCCAAAAGGGATCAGATTTTGCTTGAACTTGTTGCTCTGGCTCAATGCGTTTTGGTTTGAGTCAGCAGTCCGGTTTGttacaaggcagaaaaagaggCTCTTCCCCAAGCCAAAGCTTTTATACATGTATATCCTTTTAGAAAGAGAGagatatgtacatatatatatatatagagagagagagagagggagaagaggggtTTCTTTCAGAAACGTTCCCCCGTGTTAGCAGGTTTTATGTGGCGGGGCCTGAAGCACCCTGTCCCCACATGTACAGCCCAGGCCGGtggccagccctgctggtggggagcaggacCCCTGATGTTGGCTGCAGCAAAAAATTAGcccaaaattaaataaaataagccCCAAATTAGCACCAGGCCAAGCAGCAGCTCATGTTCGGCTCTCTgggtccctgctccagcatccaAAGACATCCCATCACCCCAAAGACATCCCATCACCGTGTGCAGCTGCCGCTTACTCCTCCTCTTGGCTGCTTATCGGAATTAATGTCCTTCCCAGTGTGTGTTGGAcgcccttcccttcccttccgCCTTTCCCggcagctgggtgctgctgggctccGGTCCAGCCTTGCCCCATCCCtgtggtgctggctgcagggggggTCAGGGCCCCTCTTGCCTGGGTGGTTTTGGGAGGGCTTGGTACGTGGCCAAGCAGGAACACCCCCCCTCTCCACCCAGAGCTGgctggtttggggtgggggggagatgtgggggtgtggtgggctgtgtgtCCCCAGGACCACCTGTGGGTCCTGGCCAGACGGCTTGTAGTGCGTGGTCAGGGGCTGGGAGAAGTGGGGGCTTGGGGGCGTGGGGGTTGGATGGAGTTTGAGCTTGGTAGAGTAGCAAATGTCTTCAATTAATTCCAAAAACTTGATTGATTCAGCCACCTTCTGTTACACACTTAGGAAAGAGCAACAGAGTGCCTGGGTACGATGGCAGAGGAGGGTGAAAGATCCCAGAGCTGGATTTTCACATGCTTTGGGTCAGatatcattacatttttttccctcgATATCTGACATTCGTGTTGCTAAAGTAACAtgcaacagaatttttaaaaatgttcacaCAGGGGCAAAAGCCAGCAAACCAGCTCAGGGGGCgtatttgcttttgaaatgccGTAATAATGCAGCTAAAACCAGAATGTTCAGAAAATTCCCTGTTTGTGCAGCTACTGTGGCTGAGCCTGACCTGACCTCCTTGGTGGCTGGTGCCAGGGCTCCCCCGTGTTTCCCCTGGGCGCGTGCTGTGGGTGGGCAGCCAGCATGACTCCTGCGTGTGCTGCCGTGGGCCCGCTCCCATCCCACATCCCAGGGCACCGAGGATGGCCTGGTTCTGAGCTACGGGCCGGGCACGATGCTGCCATGGGGTGGGTGACGTGGCCCTGCAGCACTGTGCGAGACAGGGACGGGTGCCCTCATGCCGCAGCATGCTGTCCCACACGTCTGGGGAGCAGGAGAACTGGTCCAGCCTCACCACCTGCTCTGGCACCGatcctgctggggctgggggcagcaccCCCCCACGCTGGGGCGCAGCGAGGGCTCTGGGGTCTGGCCAGCTGGACAGCATCCAGCCGGGTGCTGCGAGGTGGCAGCGTGCCGGGGCGCACCACACACGCAATCAGGGAAACCCCAATGTAGGTCACTGGTGCGTCCCCCCCAGGCAGCACGGGTGCTGCTTCCCTGCGCTCCTGGGGCACTGAGAGATTTCTGCCATACGGAGCTTGGCTTTTTGTGTGCCAGAGTACAGAATTCATTAAAGCTGCTAAGCTCAGGGGCATGGGGGGCACAGGGAACAAACCCAGGAGGGTTTGTAGCAGCCCGTGGTGGGACACTCGGCCGCTGTCCTGGGAAAGGAAACAGCGGGTCAAGTTTTCCTCTGCCGAGGAATTGGGTTTCCCCACCTTCCAAGAACACTAGCTCTGCAGAAGCCTGTAAAATGCTTCCTCTTGGGATGggtctttcttaaaaaaacacaaacctctGCTAAGTGgcagtgtttgaaaaaaatagctaaGGTTTCCAacctttcctgcagcacagcagctggttTTTCATTTAATGGCTTGGGAGGGGCCAGGGCTAAACCCACACAGGACCAGCACAACAGGACCTTGCCCGTGGCCAGgacaaggaagaagcagctgcCAAATGAGTCCTTTTGACTGTACACTGATGCACGgggtaagaaaataaaacccaagagcAAGGGGTTAGGTTTAAACtttatttcaagagaaaaaaaaaaaaaaaaaagcaaaaccaaaacccccaaaaccaaaacactatCCAATTTCAAACAGTTCTATTAACATTGCTGCTTTTAACAGCCAACTGGTAAAAAGATGTGTGATTGCAGACCAACTGCTTAAGGGCATTCTGGTTCTCAAACCTctgaatataaataatttttcatcagTATCATAAAATAACTTATTATATATCTTAGCATAAAAACTTGAGAATTAGCATcccaaaaatacaataaaattgtttgtaaaatgttttgattaACCTTTTTTGCTCCTTAAGGTATTCAAACCAGAAATTGTTAAgttgcactttaaaaaaaaacccaaagccgTGAAGGGTGTCGGCGTTTTCGGTGGGGCAGGAACGCAGCGCGtgcaccccagcacagctccttccTCCCAACGCAGCCGCTTCGCTCCACACTCAGCCCCGTCGCTTCCGAGTTGCTTTTCTTCAGTCCCACACCAGATGTAGCTCAACATCAGCCTCCCCCCCCTTGACAGcagttttataattttttttttttttttgcctcccccccctccccgtaATCCTCGTGCCAGGGCAGGGAGTTACTTCCTGAGCAACTGCTAAAGTATTGCAAAACTCCAGTGCAATTGGGTTCAGTTTgtgcggcggcggcgcggtCACCGCTCGGGGAGGTTGATCACTGGCACCCACTGATCCATGTAGCGACTCTCCCGGCAGAAGCACATCAGCTGACTCAGCGCTGGATCCTTCCACGGCGAGGCGTGGGGGTTCTGGAAAGGGAGAGGGGCTGCGCTTTAGCAGAGGGGCACAAAAACACaacaccaccccaccccgccccccGCCAATCcccaggggggaaaaaaaaaaatagtaataataaagcacagcagaaaacccAGGAGCATGAATCATCTTAAATTGCCGGTAAGGCAAACAGcggccagccccagcaccgcGAGCCAAGcgcagagaaaaaaataaaagggggggtaaagagggggaaaaataatcgtaagggaggggggagaaggggggaaacaaatagtaataataacaatcaTAAaggggggggagaaggggggaaacAAATAATAACAATCAtaaagggaggggagagggggggaaacaATAAAGGGTGCAATAACGTGGGCAACGAAATAATAAAGGGTGCAACGGCGCGGGCGCTGCAGCCCTGGAGGGGACCCGGAGGCGCGGGCGCACCGTGACGAGCACGCAGTGCAGGTCAGCGGGCGGctcggggccggcggcgggcagcagcagctgcgcCAGGCGCGCCGGGTTGCTGACGCGCAGGATGTTGATGTCGTTCTCGCAGCAGAAGGCCTGCAGCAGCGTGAAGTGGATCTGCAGGGCCGCgtccgccgcctcctcctcctcgtcgGCCGccagcaggcacagcaccaCGTTGTCCGGGTCCCTGCGGGGCGGGCGGGTTGGGGGCGGGCGGAGGCGCACACGccgcggggggcgcggggggcacCGCCGGGGGCACCGCCGGGGGCACCGGGGAGACGGGGGACTCACACGTTGAGCAGCTTGGCGGCCTCGTAGACGCCGAGGGTGAGGCTCCGCTGGCTCAGCGCCTTGCTCAGCACCTCCTCCAGCGCGTCCCCCGCCTGCTCCATCCTGCCGCCAGGACAAGCACAGACAGGCCGCCGTCacccggccccgctcccgctcccgcacccaccccccgccccggcccgtACCTCCCGGCGGCGCGGTGGTCCCCGGGCAGCTCCGCCAGAGTCATAGTGCAGCCGCGCCGAGGGGCCGCCGCTGCTGCCGGTcgctcccgccgcgccgccgccgccgcctctgCGGCACAAAGGCGCCCCCCGGGCATTAtcccccccgcgcccggccAACCCGCGCCGGCCACATTTGCATATCTTATTTCTATTGGTTCATGCAAATGAGGCCGCTCCTCTTCGCCGCCGCCAGCGCCCGGCCTGACCCCacgcccgcgccgccgccgccggctcGGCCGCTCGCGGGAACCGGCGGGGCGGCGGTTGCTGATTGGCTGctgtgggggagggggcggggccaGGGCCGGGGGGCGCGCCCGTATCGGCCCCGCCCGGGCGGCTCTAGCGCGGGGCTGCGAGCGGGGTCTCGTGGGCGGGCGGCCGGCTGTGGCCCTGCCCCCCCTGCACACACGCCGCTGCACCCCCCGCACCCCGTCCCTGCACCCCCCCTCTGcacccccccccgcctgcacgcacacccccctgccccctgcccgctcccctgccggctgcccgcccgcccTGCCCGCCCACCCGCTGCCGTTCTGGGCTGCGCGGGGGCAGCACCCACGCAGCGCCGAGGCACCGCTGCCAACACCTCcccgctgcctgcagctcccggcccactgccagcacagccGAGTGAtgccccctgcccgccctgcccgtACCCCCCGCCCGGCCGATTCACCGGTGGCACTGCCAGGCCTGGCGGTTACATCCCTGGCGATGCTTCTGCAAGACCCGTGCACGGGTGTGAGCAACGTGTGCCAGGGCGCATGGCCACGATCCCTTGGCACAATGCTGTGGCTGGCAGCTCACGGCGGCGACGATGTCGCTGCATTTCCATTAACTTTTGGGGCCGTGGGAGGCAGCCGGGGGCCACGGGGCTGATCCTGAGCTGCACGGTGTGATGGACCCCCCCTGGCCTGCAGAGTGCCCACACGGCTGGGGACAGGAGCGCAGGGGCTGCTGACCCCCCTATGCCACCGGCCTCCCAGGGACCCCGGCTGCCTTCGCACAGGCTCTGGCTTCCACCTCCACGGTGTCCCCTGGGATGTGGCTTCTGATGTGCATCCCCTGTGAAATCTTTtgctgggtttggtttggctCCTCCTTGCCCTGCTCGGGGCCAAGGCTGAGACTCTCCCCCTGGCtccctgctggggtgggggatcCCCAGGCCTTGCCTTAGAGGGCACCCCACCGCCCCTCGTACAGCCGTGTGGCACCCAGGGGAGGCAAATAAGGCAGCAGAATCTTAACATGAATGTGCTGTGTGCAGCAAAGGGTGCAATTTCTGGAAGCCTTGCTGGCCCGGAGAGAGTTTGGGAAGAAACCCCAGATTCTGGAGGCAGCATCGGCAGCTCTGGCTTCCAGCTAACATGCCAGCGGGGGCCAGCACGGCGTGTGCTCACTGCTCACCATGGTGCAAGGCCCCGGGTTCAGGCGACGATGGTGCCCAGGTGGCTGCATCGCCCTCCTGCCCGGGGCGTGTGGTGTGGCACCCACGCCACAGCTGTGTGAGCAGCGGCACCGTGCCCGGCACCTCTCCCCGCCgagcaggagggaaaggcaAGCAGTGGTTCCAGCGCACGGCCGGCGTTTCTGGCGTGGCGTGCATCCTCCCGCTGTCAGGAGCGATCTGTTCCCTCTCTCCAGTTTGTTTTCAGCAAGGCCACGCTGTAATTTCCCGGTGAGTCACATGCGTCACAGCCTGTGCCATACCACGGGCAAGGAACACCTTTCCTGAGCGCGGGCTGGAGCCTGTCACAGAGGTCACAGAGTTACCTGGAGCCACCGGTGGTGGCACTTGGGCAGAGCCGCCAGCACGCGCAGCGGGCAGGCTACGCCAGCGGGCAGGCGGCCGCCCCGGCGCCCTGGCATGCCCACCCGAGGCACAGTGCGTTGCTGGTGGCGCTTCTGTTGCAAATGACGCCTGCCAGTGCTCCCCCCTGCAAATACCCCTGGTGAGggaagctgtgctgggctcttcTCCACTACCGCTACGGCAAAGTGGCGCGCCATGTCGGTGGAGCCGTAAGGCCGCTCCGCAGCTGGCTGCTCAGCTAAGCCGTGGGTGTCTGAGCCCCGAGGGGGAgtggctcccccagccccccgggccagctggctgccagcGAAGGGGGCACCATGTCACCATCGCCGGCCCCTCCGTGGGGTTGAACTTGGGGTTTCTCCGGGAACTTACTTTTGCTGCCATATGGCTCATCTCAGCCTGGGAGACCTCCAGGGAGGATTACTGCTGATGGGAGCTGTGTCAGAGATCACGCTTTCTCAGCTGTTGCACCTAAAAGCCTCCGTCCTGCCACAGCGAGTGCCAAAAGCCTTGCCCAACCCGGGCTGCGAGCTGGCACGGTCCCGCAGGCTCCAGTGGACCCTTGGTGGTCCCTCACAGAGCTTTTGGcagtgtgtgttttaaaattttgcttgtgTAGGTGTTTTCCTTCGGTTcataaacagcagcagccttttTTCAAGGCAGTGTTTGCTGAAGCGTGGTGCGCTGTGCTGGTGAGCGCAGCTGAGCGAGGCAAAGCAGCATGCAATAAGCTGCTTGCAGAATCACTTAATTAGCCATTTGGAAAACGAGACCGGGGTAGGAAACCGTTTTCCATAGCAGAATACAGAGAGCAATTTAAGTAGCCCCTCAGTCGTGTTGGCTCTGGCGAGGAAAGCTTCCAAAGGTTTGCATATGTCCCCCCGGCTCGGCGCTCGCTGCCCATTGTCCCACCGCTGCAGCCCTGATGAGATATGACACGACTTAACGAAGCCCACAGCGTCAGgagaaagggggggaaaaaagcctcttTTGCATCAGGTGGAGGGGTGGCAGATGGCAGGACCATAGCAAAACAGGTGGGAGCATTGTGTGGTGACCCTCCGAATTAAGTTCGGTTAATTTGCTGTATCTCTATTAGCAACTACAGTCTCCGGCTTCGCTGCGAGATCTCAGATTGTATCTCACAGGCGGTCTGGCCGCGCAGCCCCATCTGTGGCCGGCCACAGAGCTAAATCTGTCTCGAAGGCAACTGCAAAGCAGCTAAAGCCTCTTTTCTCTCTcggtggcagcagctccccgACCTGCGCTGGTAATGAGAGCAGGCGATGCtctaaaactgcattttctttgcaggTTTCCTGGCTGGGGACaattttccttccctccctttgctctgagaagcagcaaggaTGCTCAGGAGGCATGCGGGTCCCTCCTGCTTTGCAGTGGGGAGAGAGATATCGGCTGTGCTGGGGATGTGCTGTGCCCGCTGTTCTGGGGAGCCCAGGATGGAGTCGGACCCGCAGTTGTCgctccaccagctcccagccagcagctgtcaCTAAACTTGCCTTTCATCGCCTGCCAAAAAGCATCCAAGGCGTTTTGCTCCCCCCCTGCCCTTTAATCCTGACTTTCATAATTCACCAGGCTGATGCCTGCAATCCCCTCTGTGTCCGGCACCACGGGGAGGTGTTACGTGGGGCCGTGGGGCCGTGGGCTTTAGCTGCTGGGTGGCTGGTGACAGCGGGGTGAGCGCTGGGTTCACACGCAGGGGTTTCGGAGGTGCCCACTCAAGTCCTGCCTGCGGCTCGGTGGGAGCTGCCGCC
Above is a window of Falco biarmicus isolate bFalBia1 chromosome 11, bFalBia1.pri, whole genome shotgun sequence DNA encoding:
- the GNG12 gene encoding guanine nucleotide-binding protein G(I)/G(S)/G(O) subunit gamma-12, which produces MSGKTASTTNNIAQARRTVQQLRIEASIERIKVSKASADLMLYCEEHAKKDPLLMGIPASENPFKDKKTCILL
- the GADD45A gene encoding growth arrest and DNA damage-inducible protein GADD45 alpha, whose product is MPGGRLCAAEAAAAARRERPAAAAAPRRGCTMTLAELPGDHRAAGRMEQAGDALEEVLSKALSQRSLTLGVYEAAKLLNVDPDNVVLCLLAADEEEEAADAALQIHFTLLQAFCCENDINILRVSNPARLAQLLLPAAGPEPPADLHCVLVTNPHASPWKDPALSQLMCFCRESRYMDQWVPVINLPER